Proteins encoded within one genomic window of Gemmatimonadaceae bacterium:
- a CDS encoding HAMP domain-containing sensor histidine kinase translates to MAVHSRSGAIRIVRGRWTERLALAVAGAVILLLALWLRNPLIPYGGGSPRASDFSSDSGRADDAARRRADAIQSVTAEVVSTQPRLASIAALALEAPADPESAFAAVRKLPDAPDVGVIVIDGGDPLAWAGQLRVTPADTGPGTSAAFSPFYTTLQVVTEKGKRRAIATSLIHAEPPSDRVATALDSRVSGRKLVESFRFAPASDSPEGELITGAGGNPLMRVDATPLSAEMVRFDKTAAARGRGTVLVGLALLILMALGWSDRRSLGSRLFTLAIALAAIALIPWNNFSNFARIFDPAYFYSVLAGPLTANAGAFAMSGSLAALAVMALIRARRTRMNRAIAGAGAIAMLVSGLVIARSAASGIALPLIGSTSSLWITWEIPLFLTLFAFWLAATWLGKIATGRRPMVQLRTGVLVAIFAGATATFLVWTTTTEQRLQLAMRDVEGLQKVDADAAVLLGRFGAQLSTYDSPGTRADVLKRYAISDLAPAEVQVSLGTWKADGSQVTRLDLAPLTFDSVALGALVKEAIGAGQPIIRQTLGPIGRQVMLAVPHREGGATAAVASPRTRLIAQDPYATLLGFVQPDQTEPPYTLTLADVTPGTAAGTGTMTWRRLGNEWHGDELIATSEGTARAHVEVDIRSWPTRLVRACLIVILDIAVAGLLWALGAMAEGGFFRWVRRRASAWLRSYRGRLTLALFMFFVVPAVSFAAWAYERLQGYDLDARQLVVRETLEAAARDHPAAPEKSHAAGSTPLFLYSNALLTASSDSLYEMIAPAGRTLPRGVQLSIADGGELTATWRQAIGTSMISWGYRAASDSVHGSYVLAAPARRDEIVLDRRRRDLTLLVLFATAVGAIAAFWLSGIAARVLARDLELSRIEVGRAERVLAWGEMARQVAHEIKNPLTPIRLGVQHLRRARADARIDFDRVLDENVTRILAEIDRLDEIARAFSRYGTAPSELPAAAPVDVAAILRDVVGLEKIGIGGVSWTLHGAEGSVLAQARADEMRDVLLNVFENARLARARKVVVSLFRLDKVVRIVIEDDGAGIARAALPRVFEPHFSTRTTGSGLGLAISRRLLESWGGTIDLSSEEGQGARVIITLHPVPA, encoded by the coding sequence ATGGCGGTTCATTCGCGGAGTGGGGCTATTAGGATCGTGAGGGGTCGGTGGACGGAGCGCCTCGCGCTTGCCGTCGCGGGTGCTGTCATTCTGCTGCTCGCGTTGTGGCTGCGGAATCCACTCATACCTTATGGTGGCGGTTCCCCTCGCGCCAGCGATTTCTCCAGCGATTCGGGACGAGCTGACGACGCTGCGCGGAGGCGCGCGGACGCAATTCAATCTGTCACCGCCGAGGTCGTTTCCACACAGCCGCGGCTCGCGAGTATCGCCGCACTCGCGCTGGAAGCTCCCGCGGACCCGGAAAGCGCTTTCGCCGCGGTCAGGAAGCTTCCCGATGCTCCGGACGTCGGAGTGATCGTGATAGATGGTGGCGATCCCCTTGCCTGGGCGGGGCAGCTGCGCGTGACCCCGGCGGATACCGGACCCGGAACCTCCGCCGCATTCTCGCCCTTCTACACCACTCTGCAGGTCGTCACCGAGAAGGGAAAACGACGCGCGATCGCCACATCGCTAATCCACGCCGAGCCGCCGTCGGATCGCGTGGCGACAGCCCTCGATTCTCGCGTCTCCGGGCGAAAGCTCGTCGAATCCTTCCGGTTCGCGCCGGCGTCGGACAGCCCGGAAGGGGAGCTGATAACCGGAGCGGGCGGGAACCCGCTGATGCGCGTGGACGCAACTCCGCTCTCCGCCGAAATGGTTCGATTCGACAAAACCGCCGCCGCCCGCGGGCGTGGCACGGTCCTCGTCGGGCTCGCGCTTCTCATCCTGATGGCTCTTGGCTGGTCGGACCGGAGATCGCTTGGATCCCGCCTCTTCACCCTCGCCATCGCCCTCGCCGCTATCGCGCTGATCCCGTGGAACAACTTCTCCAACTTCGCGCGAATCTTCGATCCTGCCTATTTCTACTCGGTGCTGGCGGGACCGCTCACGGCCAACGCCGGAGCGTTCGCGATGTCCGGGTCACTGGCCGCTCTCGCTGTGATGGCCCTCATCCGCGCGCGCCGCACGCGCATGAATCGCGCGATCGCCGGCGCAGGGGCGATTGCGATGCTCGTCAGCGGACTCGTCATCGCGCGGAGCGCGGCATCGGGCATCGCGCTGCCGCTCATCGGTTCGACGTCTTCACTATGGATCACGTGGGAAATTCCGCTGTTCCTCACGCTGTTCGCATTCTGGCTTGCGGCGACATGGCTGGGAAAAATCGCAACCGGCAGGCGGCCCATGGTGCAGCTGAGGACCGGCGTGCTGGTGGCGATCTTTGCCGGCGCCACCGCCACATTTCTCGTCTGGACGACGACGACCGAGCAACGGCTCCAGCTTGCAATGCGCGATGTCGAGGGCCTCCAGAAAGTGGATGCCGATGCGGCTGTGCTCCTCGGCAGGTTCGGCGCGCAGCTCTCGACCTATGACAGTCCAGGCACACGTGCCGACGTGCTCAAGCGATACGCGATTTCGGATCTTGCCCCGGCCGAGGTACAGGTTTCGCTTGGTACGTGGAAAGCGGACGGATCTCAGGTGACACGGCTCGACCTCGCGCCGCTGACCTTCGACTCGGTTGCCCTTGGCGCCCTCGTAAAAGAGGCGATCGGCGCTGGACAACCGATCATCCGGCAGACACTCGGGCCCATCGGCCGCCAGGTGATGCTTGCCGTGCCGCATCGCGAGGGAGGGGCGACGGCGGCGGTCGCGTCGCCGCGGACGCGTCTCATTGCGCAGGATCCATATGCGACTCTGCTCGGGTTCGTGCAGCCGGATCAGACGGAGCCGCCGTACACCTTGACGCTCGCTGACGTCACTCCCGGAACCGCGGCCGGGACGGGCACGATGACGTGGCGCCGGCTCGGGAATGAGTGGCATGGCGACGAACTCATCGCCACATCCGAGGGAACCGCACGCGCACATGTCGAGGTCGACATTCGATCGTGGCCGACGCGCCTCGTGCGCGCGTGTCTCATCGTGATTCTCGACATTGCCGTAGCCGGATTGCTGTGGGCACTGGGGGCCATGGCGGAGGGCGGATTCTTCCGCTGGGTGAGACGGCGCGCGTCGGCGTGGTTGCGCAGTTATCGGGGCCGCCTTACGCTTGCACTATTCATGTTCTTCGTCGTGCCGGCGGTGTCGTTCGCGGCATGGGCATACGAGCGCCTTCAGGGTTATGATCTCGACGCCCGTCAGCTCGTGGTGCGCGAGACGCTCGAAGCGGCGGCGCGCGATCATCCCGCAGCGCCGGAAAAAAGCCACGCCGCCGGGAGCACGCCTCTCTTTCTGTACTCGAATGCGCTGCTTACGGCGAGCAGCGACTCACTCTACGAGATGATCGCGCCCGCCGGACGCACGCTTCCGCGCGGAGTCCAGTTGAGCATTGCCGACGGCGGCGAGCTCACGGCGACCTGGCGTCAGGCGATCGGAACCTCGATGATCTCCTGGGGATACAGGGCGGCATCGGACTCGGTTCACGGCAGCTACGTCCTCGCGGCTCCCGCGCGGCGCGATGAGATCGTGCTCGACCGCCGGCGCCGCGACCTCACTTTGCTCGTCCTCTTCGCCACCGCGGTCGGTGCGATCGCCGCATTCTGGCTGAGCGGCATCGCGGCCAGAGTTCTGGCGCGCGACCTCGAGCTGAGCCGCATCGAAGTCGGCCGCGCGGAGCGGGTTCTGGCCTGGGGAGAGATGGCGCGGCAGGTCGCACACGAGATCAAGAATCCGCTCACGCCGATCAGACTCGGCGTTCAGCATTTGCGCCGGGCGCGCGCGGACGCACGGATTGATTTCGATCGCGTGCTCGACGAGAACGTCACGCGGATTCTCGCGGAGATTGACCGACTCGATGAGATCGCGCGAGCGTTCAGCCGGTACGGCACGGCGCCGAGCGAGCTGCCCGCTGCCGCACCGGTTGACGTCGCCGCCATATTACGCGATGTGGTTGGACTGGAGAAAATCGGAATTGGCGGGGTGTCGTGGACGCTGCACGGCGCGGAGGGCAGCGTGCTCGCGCAGGCCCGCGCGGATGAGATGCGTGACGTTCTGCTCAACGTTTTCGAGAACGCGCGGCTGGCGCGCGCCCGC
- a CDS encoding creatininase family protein → MNRHSPLPSRAVDDTPPRPAPHAPIVPLPQNAPLRIKELIPMQIEAAIAEDPRLIIPVGTCEQHGPHLPLGTATIIAERLADDLSAEFGVLRAPTVEYGVNVDTERGFIGNASVRKKTLHRTLNDLLDSWEATGFKEFILLTAHGHDPHQEALATVITAGARVRVVDIFAVNLSELLDGQTEAMHGDEVDTSIMLHLAPEMVHLDLARDYMMSREELRRYRRGTLRVPGNSAGSIGRPSLASAEKGRVLYERIRSRISDRIFLAPALAE, encoded by the coding sequence ATGAACCGCCATTCACCGCTCCCATCCCGCGCCGTGGACGACACTCCGCCCAGGCCCGCTCCTCACGCTCCCATCGTCCCGCTGCCACAGAACGCACCGCTTCGCATCAAGGAGCTGATCCCGATGCAGATCGAGGCGGCGATCGCCGAAGATCCACGTCTGATCATACCTGTCGGGACTTGCGAGCAGCACGGGCCTCACCTGCCCCTCGGAACGGCGACGATCATCGCCGAGCGGCTTGCCGACGACCTGTCGGCCGAGTTTGGCGTGCTACGCGCGCCCACGGTTGAGTACGGCGTGAACGTGGACACCGAGCGCGGCTTCATCGGCAACGCTTCCGTAAGAAAAAAGACTCTGCATCGCACTCTCAACGATCTGCTCGATTCATGGGAAGCGACAGGGTTCAAGGAATTCATACTTCTCACGGCGCACGGACACGATCCCCATCAGGAGGCGCTGGCGACAGTGATCACGGCCGGGGCACGGGTCCGGGTCGTGGACATTTTCGCCGTAAATCTTTCCGAGCTTCTCGATGGCCAGACGGAGGCGATGCACGGTGACGAGGTGGATACCTCGATCATGCTTCACCTCGCTCCGGAGATGGTACACCTCGATCTCGCTCGCGACTATATGATGTCGCGCGAGGAGCTGCGGCGTTACCGGCGCGGTACTTTGAGGGTTCCGGGCAACAGCGCCGGCTCGATCGGCCGACCTTCGCTCGCGTCGGCCGAAAAGGGGCGCGTACTCTACGAGCGAATCAGGTCCAGGATCAGCGATCGGATCTTCCTCGCGCCTGCTCTCGCCGAGTGA